A section of the Harmonia axyridis chromosome 2, icHarAxyr1.1, whole genome shotgun sequence genome encodes:
- the LOC123673467 gene encoding pyruvate dehydrogenase E1 component subunit alpha type II, mitochondrial-like isoform X2 — MAKRIITKLKTNAAGIISKLNNGFASEATFETKPYRLHKLEQGPSTSVSVTREEALKFFHQMQTIRRLETSAGNLYKEKIVKGFCHLYSGQEAVAVGIKSALRPYDSVITAYRDHGWCYLFGVSVEGVLTELTGRRTGCARGKGGSMHMYTDNFYGGNGIVGAQVPLGVGLAFAAKYKGTDGVSIALYGDGASNQGQVFEVYNMAKLWNIPCIFVAENNGYGMGTSAERSSASTDYYSRGDYIPGIWVDGMDVLAVKEAFNFAINYCKSGKGPLVIETATYRYSGHSMSDPGTSYRTREEIQEVRQTRDPITSFKEKIISSNLVTPEELKKMEGEIRAVVDEATKKAKTEPEIGMDELTADIYVNNLEGDIRNISPFNPLKHKRIGPAVNAK, encoded by the exons CCCTATAGACTCCATAAGTTAGAGCAAGGTCCTTCAACTAGTGTCTCTGTTACCAGGGAAGaagctttgaaattttttcatcaaatgcaAACTATTCGAAGGTTAGAAACTAGTGCTGGAAATTTATACAAAGAGAAAATTGTTAAAGGCTTTTGTCATTTATATTCAGGACAG GAAGCAGTAGCAGTAGGTATCAAAAGTGCCCTTCGTCCCTATGACTCGGTAATAACTGCTTATAGAGATCATGGTTGGTGTTATTTATTTGGAGTTAGTGTAGAGGGTGTTTTGACAGAATTGACAGGCAGAAGAACAGGCTGTGCAAGGGGTAAAGGAGGCTCTATGCATATGTATACTGATAACTTTTATGGTGGCAATGGAATTGTTGGAGCCCAG GTACCACTTGGAGTAGGATTAGCTTTTGCAGCTAAGTATAAGGGAACTGATGGTGTGAGTATTGCCTTGTATGGAGATGGTGCCTCTAATCAAGGACAAGTTTTTGAAGTTTATAATATGGCAAAACTATGGAATATTCCTTGCATTTTTGTGGCTGAAAATAATGGATATGGTATGGGCACCAGTGCCGAAAGATCTTCGGCAAGTACAGATTATTACAGTCGGGGAGATTACATTCCAGGAATCTGGGTGGATGGTATGGATGTTCTGGCTGTAAAAGAAGCCTTCAATTTTGCCATTAATTATTGCAAGAGTGGAAAAGGTCCTTTAGTCATAGAAACTGCCACTTACAG GTATTCTGGACATTCAATGTCAGATCCAGGAACAAGCTATAGAACTCGTGAAGAAATCCAAGAAGTAAGACAAACCAGAGATCCCATTACatctttcaaggaaaaaattatatcaagcAACCTTGTTACTCCCGAAGAACTCAAg aaaatgGAAGGAGAAATAAGAGCTGTTGTTGATGAAGCAACAAAAAAAGCCAAAACAGAACCTGAAATTGGAATGGATGAGCTGACAGCAGATATCTATGTCAATAATCTCGAAGGTGATATTAGGAACATATCACCTTTCAATCCATTAAAACACAAAAGAATAGGGCCAGCCGTtaatgcaaaataa
- the LOC123673467 gene encoding pyruvate dehydrogenase E1 component subunit alpha type II, mitochondrial-like isoform X1, with the protein MLPSCVRSIGKKSLTKKNAAGIISKLNNGFASEATFETKPYRLHKLEQGPSTSVSVTREEALKFFHQMQTIRRLETSAGNLYKEKIVKGFCHLYSGQEAVAVGIKSALRPYDSVITAYRDHGWCYLFGVSVEGVLTELTGRRTGCARGKGGSMHMYTDNFYGGNGIVGAQVPLGVGLAFAAKYKGTDGVSIALYGDGASNQGQVFEVYNMAKLWNIPCIFVAENNGYGMGTSAERSSASTDYYSRGDYIPGIWVDGMDVLAVKEAFNFAINYCKSGKGPLVIETATYRYSGHSMSDPGTSYRTREEIQEVRQTRDPITSFKEKIISSNLVTPEELKKMEGEIRAVVDEATKKAKTEPEIGMDELTADIYVNNLEGDIRNISPFNPLKHKRIGPAVNAK; encoded by the exons CCCTATAGACTCCATAAGTTAGAGCAAGGTCCTTCAACTAGTGTCTCTGTTACCAGGGAAGaagctttgaaattttttcatcaaatgcaAACTATTCGAAGGTTAGAAACTAGTGCTGGAAATTTATACAAAGAGAAAATTGTTAAAGGCTTTTGTCATTTATATTCAGGACAG GAAGCAGTAGCAGTAGGTATCAAAAGTGCCCTTCGTCCCTATGACTCGGTAATAACTGCTTATAGAGATCATGGTTGGTGTTATTTATTTGGAGTTAGTGTAGAGGGTGTTTTGACAGAATTGACAGGCAGAAGAACAGGCTGTGCAAGGGGTAAAGGAGGCTCTATGCATATGTATACTGATAACTTTTATGGTGGCAATGGAATTGTTGGAGCCCAG GTACCACTTGGAGTAGGATTAGCTTTTGCAGCTAAGTATAAGGGAACTGATGGTGTGAGTATTGCCTTGTATGGAGATGGTGCCTCTAATCAAGGACAAGTTTTTGAAGTTTATAATATGGCAAAACTATGGAATATTCCTTGCATTTTTGTGGCTGAAAATAATGGATATGGTATGGGCACCAGTGCCGAAAGATCTTCGGCAAGTACAGATTATTACAGTCGGGGAGATTACATTCCAGGAATCTGGGTGGATGGTATGGATGTTCTGGCTGTAAAAGAAGCCTTCAATTTTGCCATTAATTATTGCAAGAGTGGAAAAGGTCCTTTAGTCATAGAAACTGCCACTTACAG GTATTCTGGACATTCAATGTCAGATCCAGGAACAAGCTATAGAACTCGTGAAGAAATCCAAGAAGTAAGACAAACCAGAGATCCCATTACatctttcaaggaaaaaattatatcaagcAACCTTGTTACTCCCGAAGAACTCAAg aaaatgGAAGGAGAAATAAGAGCTGTTGTTGATGAAGCAACAAAAAAAGCCAAAACAGAACCTGAAATTGGAATGGATGAGCTGACAGCAGATATCTATGTCAATAATCTCGAAGGTGATATTAGGAACATATCACCTTTCAATCCATTAAAACACAAAAGAATAGGGCCAGCCGTtaatgcaaaataa